In the Chitinophagales bacterium genome, one interval contains:
- a CDS encoding DUF1801 domain-containing protein yields MNKDVLRYNESLNADDNAICSLLAQCINRHLPAAENKIWHAHPVWFIEGNPIVGYHKLKNCIRLLFWSGQSFDEPMLQKEGSFKAAEVRYTDVKQVNKSDLKRWLEKSARIQWDYKNIVKRKGLIERLI; encoded by the coding sequence ATGAACAAAGACGTACTGCGATACAATGAATCGCTTAATGCGGACGACAATGCTATTTGCTCCTTACTTGCGCAATGCATCAACCGCCATTTACCTGCGGCCGAAAATAAGATCTGGCATGCTCATCCGGTTTGGTTTATCGAAGGAAATCCCATTGTAGGTTACCACAAACTGAAAAATTGTATCCGGTTGTTGTTCTGGAGCGGGCAATCATTTGATGAACCAATGCTGCAGAAAGAGGGCAGCTTCAAAGCCGCTGAAGTACGTTATACTGACGTGAAGCAGGTGAATAAAAGTGATTTGAAACGCTGGCTGGAAAAATCAGCGCGGATTCAATGGGATTATAAAAACATTGTGAAGAGAAAGGGCCTAATAGAACGGCTTATATAA
- a CDS encoding gliding motility-associated C-terminal domain-containing protein → MKSVALGFCILLLLAVSPVCSQTLSLTQDPTWLNLGDLDVPGNQITVEALIYRDGFSTINIVSKHSFPDDVNYLLRPQTFELTTYVSGNSGATQFLQMANPFTMASKTWYHIAGTYDGSFVRYYVNGCLVIEKPFSGNLFQNDLPAAIGNQSTNQAEQFLGKMDEVRIWNICRTQEQIAANMLDLPNPSTQAGLIAYYKFENDFTNSQGNAIWNGTPVGNLFFAPSQIDLPSFEITGIATTNSDCSSLHNGTITITTNRPNSTFSIDGVNYQSSGVFNDVDAGTYTIYVRSPEGCIIDSIATVIGNNISFPVALTRIICSGENYLGYTSTGIYVDTIKTAGSCDTIRTLDLTVHPSYHFSDAVTLCPGDVYDFHGTFLSASGTYTAAFLTSKGCDSIYTLELTVLPGTFLPDDTLLCIGSSYEIVSSSAATLWFDNTVSPTKTVTSTGWYWATIKDATGCDVTDSIYVQFNTKYFVPNAFTPDGNGINDVFAPVLSGTQLKNYQLFIFDRWGKQLFASDDPADSWDGTYLGKICSVGTYIYYLSVESGTCEKVVTHGYVNLLK, encoded by the coding sequence ATGAAATCAGTTGCATTAGGTTTTTGCATACTACTGTTATTGGCTGTTTCTCCCGTCTGCTCACAAACACTCAGTCTTACACAGGATCCAACATGGCTGAATCTCGGCGACCTCGATGTTCCGGGAAATCAGATTACGGTGGAAGCACTTATCTACCGGGATGGATTCAGCACTATCAATATTGTCAGCAAGCACTCTTTTCCCGATGATGTGAATTATCTGCTCAGGCCGCAGACATTTGAACTTACCACCTATGTGAGTGGCAATAGCGGAGCCACACAGTTTTTGCAAATGGCGAATCCATTTACGATGGCTTCAAAAACATGGTATCATATTGCAGGAACCTATGATGGCTCGTTTGTACGATATTATGTGAATGGTTGTCTTGTTATTGAAAAACCATTCAGCGGTAACTTGTTTCAAAATGATCTGCCCGCCGCTATTGGTAATCAAAGCACTAATCAGGCAGAGCAGTTTTTGGGAAAGATGGATGAAGTGCGCATCTGGAATATTTGCCGTACACAGGAACAGATTGCCGCGAATATGCTTGACCTTCCTAACCCATCAACACAGGCAGGGCTCATTGCATACTACAAATTTGAAAATGACTTCACAAACAGCCAGGGTAATGCGATTTGGAACGGCACGCCCGTAGGCAACCTGTTTTTTGCTCCCAGCCAGATTGATCTTCCTTCTTTTGAGATTACAGGCATTGCAACCACTAATTCCGATTGCAGTTCATTGCATAACGGAACTATCACCATCACCACCAACAGACCTAACTCCACCTTCTCTATTGATGGTGTGAATTATCAAAGCAGCGGCGTTTTTAATGATGTGGACGCCGGTACTTATACCATTTATGTTCGCTCGCCGGAAGGCTGCATCATCGACAGTATAGCCACGGTGATTGGCAATAACATTTCATTCCCCGTTGCTTTGACACGCATTATTTGCAGTGGAGAAAATTATCTGGGATATACCAGCACGGGCATCTATGTTGATACCATTAAAACTGCCGGCAGCTGTGATACTATCCGCACATTAGACCTCACCGTTCATCCGTCTTATCATTTCAGCGATGCGGTTACTTTATGCCCGGGCGATGTTTATGATTTCCATGGCACTTTCTTGTCTGCAAGCGGAACCTATACCGCCGCTTTCCTGACATCTAAGGGATGTGACAGCATTTATACACTGGAACTAACCGTGCTGCCCGGAACATTTCTTCCCGATGATACGCTGCTTTGCATTGGCAGTTCGTATGAAATAGTAAGCTCATCAGCAGCGACACTCTGGTTTGACAATACGGTTTCACCAACGAAAACCGTCACTTCCACTGGCTGGTATTGGGCAACCATCAAAGACGCAACAGGCTGTGATGTGACAGATTCCATCTATGTGCAGTTTAACACCAAGTATTTTGTTCCTAATGCGTTTACACCGGACGGCAATGGTATCAATGATGTCTTTGCACCGGTATTGTCGGGAACACAACTGAAGAATTATCAACTGTTCATCTTTGACCGATGGGGTAAACAACTTTTTGCTTCAGACGATCCTGCCGACAGCTGGGATGGTACCTATCTTGGAAAAATCTGCAGCGTGGGTACCTATATCTATTATCTCTCTGTTGAATCGGGCACCTGTGAAAAAGTAGTCACCCATGGATATGTAAACTTGTTGAAGTAA